Proteins from a genomic interval of Burkholderia cepacia GG4:
- a CDS encoding DMT family transporter: protein MNRYALFLILSMLFVGSNVGIGKSIVVFVPVAILATLRFVIAIAVLWPLFSPVKMRAVRRAEWLNLFLQAFFGTFMFTLLMLNGVQRTSAVAAGVITSTIPAIVALFAWLILREKPNGRALVSIALAIAGVVTINLANGAAGSASAHGAGGTSSGSLTGNLLILGAVCCESIYVILSRRLTQTLAPIDICAYTHLFGLCLMLPLGATALWHFDYASVPAGTWALVVWYGLSASIFSFWLWMKGIRHVPGSLAGVFSAVLPVAAAAYGIVFLGERPTLAHGIALACVVTGIVLASLRVKRVPAAAS from the coding sequence TTGAATCGCTACGCCCTCTTCCTCATCCTGTCGATGCTATTCGTCGGCAGCAACGTCGGTATCGGCAAATCCATCGTCGTCTTCGTCCCGGTCGCCATCCTCGCCACGCTGCGCTTCGTGATCGCGATCGCCGTGCTGTGGCCGCTGTTCAGCCCGGTGAAGATGCGCGCGGTCCGCCGCGCCGAGTGGCTGAACCTGTTCCTGCAGGCTTTCTTCGGCACCTTCATGTTCACGCTGCTGATGCTCAACGGCGTGCAGCGCACCAGCGCGGTCGCGGCCGGCGTGATCACGAGCACGATCCCCGCGATCGTCGCGCTGTTCGCGTGGCTGATCCTGCGTGAAAAACCGAACGGCCGTGCGCTCGTGTCGATCGCGCTCGCGATCGCCGGCGTCGTGACGATCAACCTCGCCAACGGCGCCGCAGGCAGCGCATCCGCGCACGGCGCCGGCGGCACGTCGTCCGGCTCGCTGACCGGCAACCTGCTGATCCTCGGCGCCGTGTGCTGCGAATCGATCTACGTGATCCTGTCGCGCCGGCTCACGCAGACGCTCGCGCCGATCGACATCTGTGCATACACGCACCTGTTCGGCCTGTGCCTGATGCTGCCGCTCGGCGCGACGGCGCTGTGGCATTTCGATTACGCGAGCGTGCCGGCCGGCACCTGGGCGCTCGTCGTCTGGTACGGGCTGTCGGCCAGCATCTTCTCGTTCTGGCTGTGGATGAAGGGGATCCGGCACGTGCCGGGCAGCCTCGCCGGCGTGTTCAGCGCGGTGCTGCCGGTGGCGGCCGCCGCATACGGGATCGTGTTCCTCGGCGAGCGCCCGACGCTCGCGCACGGCATCGCGCTGGCGTGCGTGGTCACCGGCATCGTGCTCGCGAGCCTGCGCGTGAAGCGCGTGCCGGCCGCCGCATCCTGA